The Ranitomeya imitator isolate aRanImi1 chromosome 6, aRanImi1.pri, whole genome shotgun sequence genome window below encodes:
- the LOC138642295 gene encoding trichohyalin-like, which yields MRERKRTRRETERVRNERDRAHKERERAKDKETAQGERKSARERACKERDSAQGERARRRKSSRRKSAQGERACKRKERARRERIRRKSEHKEKNCTRRKSAQGERVQGERARKEMERARKEMERARKERKSVQGYGKSAQGEKERARRERARKERKSAQGEKEPAREQASKESERARRERASEERERERGEREKRASEESERARRASEERERARRASEERERARRASERGERASEERERARRERASEERERASEERERASEERDRASKESERASKEREREHGERESTERESTERESTERERSEQARRERASEERASKRGERASKRGESASKRGERASERERASERRESERARRESERARREERESKRGESEQARRERASEERARASEERERASEDRERASEERERGERARRERARRESEQGERARRERERARRESERGERASEERERASEERESEQARRESEQARRESEQARRESEQARRERGERARRERASRASKEREREHGERESTERERARRERESTERERARGCERGEGASEERERARKERASEERASKRGERASKRGERASKRGESASKRGESEE from the exons ATGCGAGAAAGAAAGCGCACAAGGAGAGAAACCGAGAGAGTGCGcaatgagagagacagagcacacaaggagagagagagagcgaaggATAAAGAGACTGCGCAAGGAGAGAGAAAAAGTGCACGAGAAAGAGCGTGCAAGGAGAGAGACAGTGCACAAGGAGAAAGAGCACGAAGGAGAAAGAGCTCAAGGAGAAAGAGCGCGCAGGGAGAAAGAGCGTGCAAAAGGAAAGAGCGCGCAAGGAGAGAGCGCATAAGGAGAAAGAGTGAGCACAAGGAGAAAAATTGCACAAGGAGAAAGAGCGCGCAAGGAGAAAGAGTGCAAGGAGAAAGAGCGCGCAAGGAGATGGAAAGAGCGCGCAAGGAGATGGAAAGAGCGCGCAAGGAGAGAAAGAGCGTGCAAGGATATGGAAAGAGCGCGCAAGGAGAGAAAGAGCGCGCAAGGAGAGAAAGAGCGCGCAAGGAGAGAAAGAGCGCGCAAGGAGAGAAAGAGCCCGCAAGAGAGCAAGCGAGCAAGGAGAGCGAGCGAGCGAGGAGAGAAAGAGCgagcgaggagagagagagagagcgaggagagagagaga agagagcgagcgaggagAGCGAGCGAGCGAGGAGAGCGAGcgaggagagagagcgagcgaggagAGCGAGcgaggagagagagcgagcgaggagagcgagcgagcgaggagagcgagcgagcgaggagagagagcgagcgaggagagagcgagcgagcgaggagagagagagagcaagcgaGGAGAGAGAGCGAGCAAGCGAGGAGAGAGA CAGAGCGAGCAAGGAGAGCGAGCGAGCGagcaaggagagagagagagagcacggagagagagagagcacggagAGAGAGAGCACGGAGAGAGAGAgcacggagagagagaga AGCGAGCAAGCGAGGAGAGAGCGAGCAAGCGAGGAGAGAGCGAGCAAGCGAGGAGAGAGAGCGAGCAAGCGAGGAGAGAGCGCGAGCAAGcgaggagagagagcgagcgagagagagcgagcgagcgagcggagagagagcgagcgagcgaggagagagagcgagcgagcgaggagagaggagagagagagcaaGCGAGGAGAGAGCGAGCAAGCGAGGAGAGAGCGAGCAAGCGAGGAGAGAGCGCGAGCAAGCGAGGAGAGAGAGCGAGCAAGCGAGGATAGAGAGCGAGCAAGCGAGGAGAGAGAGCGAGGAGAGCGAGCGAGGAGAGAGCGAGCAAGGAGAGAGAGTGAGCAAGGAGAGAGagcaaggagagagagagagcgagcgaggagagagagcgagcgaggagagagagcgagcgaggagagagagcgagcgagcgaggagagagagagcgagcaagCGAGGAGAGAGAGCGAGCAAGCGAGGAGAGAGAGCGAGCAAGCGAGGAGAGAGAGCGAGCAAGCGAGGAGAGAGCGAGGAGAGCGAGCGAGGAGAGAGCGAGCGAGCAGAGCGagcaaggagagagagagagagcacggagagagagagagcacggagagagagagggcacggagagagagagagagcacggagagagagagagcgagagggtGCGAGCGAGGAGAGGGTGCGAGcgaggagagagagcgagcgaggaaAGAGCGAGCAAGCGAGGAGAGAGCGAGCAAGCGAGGAGAGAGAGCGAGCAAGCGAGGAGAGAGAGCGAGCAAGCGAGGAGAGAGCGCGAGCAAGCGAGGAGAGAGCGAGGAGTGA